From Brassica oleracea var. oleracea cultivar TO1000 chromosome C3, BOL, whole genome shotgun sequence, a single genomic window includes:
- the LOC106330391 gene encoding uncharacterized protein LOC106330391 codes for MNVQEGQNQHANESKARLKHGRPIGSKDKNPRKRKGAEIGNNETEVITTNEKSPEENMTQEEIQVPDNEEISTNYVMSGMKWNRKQIDVDDIFAYNVAVDLMDEDHEPKYIEECTRRSDWLKWKEAIDAELKSLTKRAVFGHVVRTPKGVKPVGYKWGFVRKRNENGEIVRYKARLVAQ; via the coding sequence CCAAGAAGGACAAAATCAACATGCTAATGAGTCTAAGGCACGCCTGAAGCATGGTAGACCTATCGGTTCTAAAGATAAAAATCCTCGAAAAAGAAAAGGAGCAGAAATTGGTAATAATGAAACCGAGGTAATAACTACAAATGAAAAATCTCCAGAAGAGAACATGACACAAGAAGAAATTCAGGTACCTGATAATGAAGAGATCTCAACTAACTATGTCATGTCTGGAATGAAATGGAACCGAAAGCAAATCGACGTGGATGATATTTTTGCATACAATGTAGCAGTTGATCTTATGGATGAGGATCATGAACCAAAATATATTGAAGAGTGTACACGAAGAAGTGATTGGCTAAAATGGAAAGAAGCAATAGATGCTGAACTAAAATCTCTTACAAAAAGAGCAGTGTTTGGACATGTAGTCCGTACACCTAAAGGTGTAAAACCAGTGGGATATAAATGGGGTTTTGTGCGAAAGAGGAATGAAAATGGTGAGATTGTGAGATACAAAGCACGTTTAGTTGCTCAATGA